TCTCGTGGACGCCGTTCCAGTCTTTGTCGGGCGGGGACTGCTCGAGCCGGTCGATACGCTCCTCATACAGATCATACAGCGTCGGGATGGCGCCGGAGAGCTTGCGGCATTCGGCGATGACGAGGCGGGCGGCGGCCCAGTCGCGGGCGCGGTAGGCCTTGAACAGGGCCTCATGCGCCTCGTGCAGGGCGCGGAACTTGGGGTTGGCACCCATGATGGGGTCACCCAGCAGGGCATAGACGCGCCAGGGGTCGATGCGGCCGTCGAGGCGGAGCTGATCGATCTCCAGCAGCGCGAACTTGTCCTTCACCCGGTCACGTGCCTCTGCGCCAACAATGATGGCCGGGCCGTAGCGGCGGGAGAGCCGCTGCAGGAGCTGCGCTTCGTTGACCGCGCCGCCGATGGCGGAGAAATCATAGACATTACCGGAGCCCAGATTGCCGACAACAGCATCGCCGCGTTCGATGCCGATGCTCATGGATACGGGGATGAACGGGCGGTGGGCGCGGCGGGCGTCGCGCTCGAGGTCACGGTTGACGGGCTCAAGCTCGGCGACCATGCGCAGGGCGGCCTGGCAGGCCTGGACTGTGTGGCCCTCGCGGGCGACGGGGGCATTCCACAGCGCATTCATGCCGCCGCCGACGAAGCGGTCGACCATGCCGTCGTGACGCAGCACGCAGCGGGTCAGCGGCTCGTGGATGTTGGTGATGAGGCTTGCGAGCCCTGACGCGTCCGGGCCGAAGGGCTCGGCAACACGGTGGAAGCCGCGCACATCGGCGGACAGCGCGGTCACCGGTGTGAAGCGGCCTTCCGGTGCGGCGAGGGCAGGTTCGCGCACGAGCGCCGAAATGTGCTTCGGCGCCAACCGGTCGGTGAACTGGGCGCGGACGAATTTTTCGGTGGCGTTGCGGCGGGTGAGGTTCATCACCGCGCCGAGCGTGAAGATGGCCATGAGGCCGATCACCGGCAGCGCCGGATCGACAAGCCAGAGCTTTGTGGTGAAGGCGAACCAGCCGGCCCAGACAGCACCGGTGACGGCTATGGCGGTGAACAGGGCGGCCCAGAGCGTGCCGTAGCTGATGAGCAGGGCGAGCAGGGCGACACCGGCGACGAGCAGGAAGACCTGTTCAGCGGGCAGGGCCCAGTCCGGCCGCCAGAGATAATGGCCCAGCAGCATCTGCTCGATAGCCTGCAGGTGCGGTTCGACGCGGGGAATGGTGCCCAGCGGGCTGTCGACGAAGGCTTCAGGCCCTTCGACGCTGGCGCTGACGAAGA
The sequence above is drawn from the Pyruvatibacter mobilis genome and encodes:
- a CDS encoding CHASE2 domain-containing protein, with the translated sequence MRTIQLLRRLLAALAGIALVGWLVVMQYDPARIATTIRMAVFDTYQQTAPRPYRDPAVSTGTGVMYVNIDRPSLERVGPWPWPRTRFADVTQKALSKGARVVVFETPFEWPDATSPREAVQEWLARPELDLDQIARLEEASSGLPDHDAVFAGAISGGPVVTAFALSDDANSLVPVRKTPVSARGGDLGPYIPVRKGMSPSLKSLEDAASGNGARTLSDGPAADNVIRQVPLLEQVSGTVVPGLSLEAIRVAEGARGILAIVAKPDADLTFGRRPGLQRIVVGQKEFPTDADGGLWLHYTRTQASRALPAWKLLGDHPDAERLKDAIVFVSASVEGPEAFVDSPLGTIPRVEPHLQAIEQMLLGHYLWRPDWALPAEQVFLLVAGVALLALLISYGTLWAALFTAIAVTGAVWAGWFAFTTKLWLVDPALPVIGLMAIFTLGAVMNLTRRNATEKFVRAQFTDRLAPKHISALVREPALAAPEGRFTPVTALSADVRGFHRVAEPFGPDASGLASLITNIHEPLTRCVLRHDGMVDRFVGGGMNALWNAPVAREGHTVQACQAALRMVAELEPVNRDLERDARRAHRPFIPVSMSIGIERGDAVVGNLGSGNVYDFSAIGGAVNEAQLLQRLSRRYGPAIIVGAEARDRVKDKFALLEIDQLRLDGRIDPWRVYALLGDPIMGANPKFRALHEAHEALFKAYRARDWAAARLVIAECRKLSGAIPTLYDLYEERIDRLEQSPPDKDWNGVHEIADLLAPAKSKVAIGKPEAADLGEAPV